The genomic segment CACCTAAACATCAGCTGTCCTTACCCGGCACCCTGGAGTGATTGTTTATCCATAACCAAATCAGCCTGAGTATTCATTACATGTggaattgcaacatttgttccatttttagctggtgtggtttgctttcaGACTGCACTGTTAAACAAtccaaataaattgaaaaaccTATTCAACCCATCGCCTGTGGTGGTGTTGCAACAAATACTACTGAAGGGAATAACATGAAAAGCTAAGAAGACATACTGTAAGTGtgtctttattcttgttttataaatataaacaaaatgcacttgtaagatttttcttttgtttttttcaaaaaaccatgagccatttctgtCTTAGCATTAGACTcttgcgtttgttttggttttatttaccaatTGTGCGCTGCACCATGgttcgcttcctgcttttgggaTGATAACCAGTCCACTTGCATCCGCATTTGAGTCATGCTAgagttcattttaatcaaaataacaCCTAGACTTTGAGGGAGCTTAGAGTTTGCTATTTTACTCTGTCCTCATGTGCATTTGGGATAATGGCAAAATCATTTTGAATATCAAGAAGAGCTCACTTTCTCCAAATCTACAAAtaatttgtgctggtttgtgcagcaaaatcttttgtttgtgctgccataattttaaatatattaagaaatgtttccagagatcatgaaaggtcaaccagcccccacACTTTCTTAAATTGGTGTCAGTTAACTCGACCATGCTTGTGCTGGTTTGTAcagcaaaaaatttgcatttgCTGCTCTGGATTTGAAGATAATATGGAAGTTTAAAGGTCAACCTCCCCCTCCCccacttttacaaaatcaaacaaatttggtTTCAATCTACTCTGCTGCATTTGTGCTGGTATGTGctgcaaagatttttgtttgtgcagctatcattttaaagataataattaaaatgttaactgGGGGTCATAAGAGGTCAATCCTCCCATTCCTGCacacatttgcaaaaataaataaatttggtgtcaatcaacttgGCTAAgcttgtgctggtttgtgcagcaaacagttttgtttgtgccggaatcattttaaagataataataaaatgtttccagagatCATCTGAGGTTAACCACTCccttttacatttccaaaataaacagatacTGTCTGGATTCTGTCTTCAAACAATGACTCTgtgtgaataaacagaaaatataaaatttattgcataatttttaatattaaatcttACTCACAAACTAAAATTTCTTTATGGTTCATCAGATTCTGTCATTCTTTATGACTTCTTTTGTCTTTATGCAGTTACCGGGTCATTGGATGGAACTACAGACTGTGCATGGACAAAGGGTGGTATGGAAAGGGAGACTGTGTCCGTAAGTGTTTgaattctcttttttaaaacacagttgACCAAAACATTGTGTACCTGAAACAGAAATTCTCTTTTCCAATTTTCTAAGTTGTTACTTGTCCCATCCCGACCAAAGTGGAAAATGGCGAACATTCTTGGAGTAGTGACGATAAACCAGAATATCAACAAACGATACATTTCTCGTGTAACACAGGATACACTATGGTTGGGAATAAAACCATTAGGTGTACTAAAACTGGCAAATATGATTTTGGGCCACCACAATGCATCGGTAAGTTCTTGTGCTGTATTTCAGGCTTCACAGAAGATCTGTTAGCCAAGACAATATACAGTTTGCATATACAGTTGTGAATAACGTAAACTGTCCTTCAACCACTTGTAAAATAGCTCATTGTCCAGCCTAACATTTCACCACTGTATACAGCTGACAATGATTCATCCTGAGATGGAAACCTAACTAAATGACTGCCGgttaattttcatttgttttataggTTTTTGAACAAGTCTCATTGGAATTCTAACATTATCAAAGAAGCAAACTGTAGTTAAAATGCaaattctctttcttttttactgtaTACTTGAATGGGAACAAGTATTAAATATAGACAAATTATGAACAATATATGATTTATAGTCTTAGCTAGTTTACAATGCAGGTTCCTAGATGGGCTATTAACAAcgtattttttcataaaagaaacaaacttttgttCTTGCAGTGAAATTGTAAAAGAGGAGAAATTTGAATTTCtttgttataattttttcaGTGTGGTTGTATATACAATAGAAACACAAATTGCAgcattgtttattattgtgtttataTTGAACTATGTGACACATTCACTaaagaataatatatatttataaaggtCTTTGCAAAGTGTTTGCcctttttactgatttattaaccACACGTAAATATTGAGgagtataaaatatattttgaaaccACTGGACAACATGGCTATAAAGAtctaaaaaagcaacacattagGAGCTGATTTTAGTAATTTTAAGAACTGAtgacagcacaaaaaaaacagtggctGGTGAAATATTTGTGTGGTCGATAAAGAGTTTTCTTCAGGGAGGAATCAGGGATggaaatttaacattttctccgTCGGCCACAGTGGTTGGTGGAGCAATCCCCACAAAAATTTGGAGGACCACAACCAGGTGCCATGACAGTGCCCGAGGCAAATGCGCATTGGCTCAGATGCACACTTGGGTCCAGTTCAATGTATGGAAGGAAGtatgaaaatgtacaaatactACATGAGTCTTCATGGGGGGCTGGTGGTCTTTGTGGCTGGGTGCAGCCCCCCCCTTATTGGATAATGGAAGGTGAAATGCTAATCAATTACTAGGCtcatgcatgattttttttccccctagcTTTTTGCCCCATACCTAAAGGTGGAGAGAACATGAATCTCACTGATGAATCCCTCCTAAAAAAGGATTTCCCAGCAGGTACCGAGGTCACATATGAGTGCATAATTGGATATGAAAAAGTAAGTGGCACTGGGATCATGAAATGCGACGATGGGAAGTGGACCACGCCAGATATCATCTGCAGGAGTGAGTCCTGTCTAACTTGCATTTTACATCTAACAAACACAGTCATCCAACATGCTTTTCATGGTCATCTTGGCTCTATGTAATCCTACACTAATGTCTactggttttttttcttttgtttgttttttgtattttttatatcaaaGAGAAAGACTGTGGTCTCCCTAAAGCACAGCCACACATGCTATTTGACACCAGCCAGGGTACTCTATTTGGTGCAGTGGTTAAAGTAACTTGTGAAGAAGGGTATGTATGattccaaatatttaaattagattATCTGCTTCAGTGCCATTGTTTTATCTCAGAAAATCAGGTGTATGCCTTGACTAGCAAGAACTCTAAAACAATcttttcacacctgacagtctGCTAGACTCAGTTCAACTgggaaccaaaattgcaacatttgttacatttttagcagGTGTGgctcgctttcacactgcactttgTTAAACAATTCAAAGTAATTGAAAACCCTGTTCACCCCTTTGCCTGTGGTGGCTTTGCAGATCTGCTGaacaaataacatgaaaaactCAGAAGACATGAGTtcatctttcttcttcacaaaatgtaaacaaaatgcgCTTCTAAGATTTCACTTTGGTTCTTAGCAAtagaccatgagccatttcttctgtttgtttttgttatatttaccAATTGTGCCCTGCGCCATGGTTCCCTTCCTACTTTTGTAACGATCACTAGTCCTCTTGCATCCACATTTAAATCGCACCAGATTGAACTTTAATCAAACTGCGACCTAGATTTTGCTTTCTTGGTGTGTCCGGATGTGCATTCACACTTCCCCTGTTTAAATAACTGTAGTACAATTTTGAACATCAAGAGCAGTTAATTTAACACAGGTTTTGCGAtggaatatttctaattttgaaacGGAGTCTGCAAATGTGTTTGTTCTGCCTGCGCTGACCCAACACAAGCTGGCAACAGCAATGCTAAGCAGAAAACAGGAGATCAGGTACAATTTCATTAAAATCACTACATATAGAAGTGCAAGCAACTCTGATGTGTTCATTCTTACCATAATACTCACTAACAAGGACTTGTGAAGTCTAAAAAGGTGcatattttgtgtatttggttCACACCCAAGGCGAACCGTACGAGAATTTGTTTGAAAGCGGAGAGAGACCACCTCAAAAAATTGGTCTCAGTCTGGTTGTTTCGTACACACCAGAGTTCGCATGACTATTCACACCTGCACCAAAGGTCTGGACCAACAGGGGAATCAAACTTTGATCTGTTTAAACTGGACCAAATGTGTTAGGTATGAATGCGCCCTATATCATGAGGGACACTAACATGTTCATTGCTGCAATACCAGCATTTATGTACCATGCAGCAATTCAATCTTTGTCAGGATTTCCATCTAGACACGTccgcacatttttaaaaaacttgtaGAGTCAGTAAAATTTGTACAAATATATGTCAAGATCAAATTGAACATTAATTGAGTTGAATTGAGTTATATAAGGTTTATGGAgctgtttataattttttcacaCTAAAGTTTTATAGAAATTTCTTGTGTTACGAGTTCAATTCggtagttttttttgtgtgtgtgtgaatattcagtaaagaaaatctgagttaaaattcaaatatttaagatattaataaaaatgactaCTTTTTTCAGCCTGAGTAGAACATACCTTATGAGGGATTGGTAACTTGACCTATTCCCAATGGTTGCTAACAATAGGTGGAATAGGTTGAAGAACTATTATTTTATCTCCAGTGCAATTTGCGGATATTCAGTTGTTATGTGATTTCTTACTAGAAGAGTTGACATTAAAAAGGTTTAGAatcaatattaattaatatttcatataaGTCTATTAATAATATTAcctacaataaaatacattgttaaaaacttattttttatgtggGATTAATGGTTGTgatagctggagataggcaccagcaccccttcCGGCCCCAatgggataagggtgtaagaaaaaaaatgtatggatGGATTAATGGTCGTATTATTTGATTTAAGAAAATTGCAACCCATATATCAGTGATCAATTAGTAACTCTTTTCTTGGATTTATTGATAGTGCCACATCCACTGCTAGGAGGCTTTGTCGCTCTCCTCCCCTTCCATCTATCTGCTGCATGAGAAAAGCAACTTAGGAGCATGATTTGTTCCTTCCCCCAGTCTTCATGTAATGCTGATGCAAACGTCATATTTGTAGTCTGTACAATAACCTAATGGCAGAAGATAAAGCCTATGCTGACATTTTGTCTGCAATACACTGTTAAAATGCAGATATTGAACCAAATTGTCctattttgtattattaatgAGCTCTTATAGGTAATCCTTTATACTTTTGTGAACTGTAgaagagggtttttttgtttattttatgagtAGTGTCATGAAAACTGGTATAGAGTGGTGAGATCTCTCCAGGTTCACGcataaaacagaacattaaGGCCTGGGAGATATAAGTAATCTTGCATTGTGATTTAATGATgattaaaatatacagtacagaccaaaggtttggacacaccttttaattcaatgagtttcctttattctcatgactattgacattgtagattcacactgaaggcatcaaaactatgaataacacatgtggaaatatgcactaaacaaaaaagtgtaaaacaactgaaaatacaccttttattctagtttcttcaaagtagcaaccttttgctgtgattactgctttgcacacactttgcattttcttgatgagcttcaagaggtagtcacctgaaatggttttcacttcataggtgtgccctgtcaggttaataagtgggatttcttgccttataaatagtcatgaaaataaagaaaacccattgaattagaaggtgtgtccaaacttttggtctgtactgtataaatGTATATCTTCTGGAATTTTGATTATTGACTgattatataaaatgtatttctgtattttgctCTATTAATGATTATAAAGATGTACATTTATTGTACTTTGATTTACTGATGATTATACAAAGAGTTGACATAAGAAGCAAATCAAGAAATGAATAacacaatgaatgaatgatgaataAAATCAATCTCAGATGATTATTATAAGAAGTTAGGTTTGAATTATAAGAGAAAGTtgattatgtttaatgatttatgaTAATCTACAGGATTGTAACTCAAGTAATGAAACATAGTGTGAAGTGAAGTGACATGCTGTTCCCAGACTATGTTGTAATTAGAGCAAAAGTCAGGGCCAGAGTGGAGCGGGGAAAAGAGGAAgcaagatgttttcttttaaactaaaGTGGGGAAGTAAGCCAGATGGTCGGTGGACAGGCAGcagaaaagaggaagtaagCAAGGTGTTGGCCGCTGTGAGTAAGCCAGACGTTGACTGCTGTAAGAAGGGTTGGTGCTTTCCAAAGACCCATCGAACGTTCAAGAAGTCATGTAAGCCATCACCTCATACACAGAGAGTATAAAAACCCATGAAAAGAGGAACAAAGCATTCTTAGTCTGCGGCGCTGAAGTCAAGCCAACAAGAGGACGCAGACAGAAGATCAGCAGAGGACCGCACCCTGGAGCCACGGGGAAGTTGAGTCGCCGCACTGCTAGAAGAGACAAGATCCATCAACCCTCAGCCCTGGTTCCTGTTTCGACTGCCTACTCTGCCTCAACCcaacagacttggagaaaagacaaaggtcACAGAGTGATGAAGATCTGAGTGTTCGGAAGATAACAACcagttctgctttgcttctattcTAAAGAGGATTTTTGCCTTACAAAGACAAAGACTGACCAAGGACATTTGAAGTTTTCTGTTGCCGAGATCATCCATCATCTGGTTATGAGTTGAACTGCACCCCAAAGCCTTGTTCAGTAAATTAGTGACACAGTTTAGGGAAAGAAGTTAGAATAGACTGAAGGTggtttaaaataattgtaatttttattcttaatttgtAATCATTGATAATTGATTACAAATGAATGTCACTTATCCTTGCtaaagcttgcttaataaagatgcattaaaatttCTAATAAGATTTTTGGTCAGTGAAATTAATTGAGTCAGTTAATTGAGTATTTTATGATTCTCCTAAGTAGTGTAAAACCTATGAACATGATTCTAGAAAGGTGGTGGCTTCGGAATTCCTTTAGTGTTGgtaaaataatgaccctggggcTTATGTCGAGCCACTAAAAACTATCTAACAAGTGCACGTTGTtgatagagagagagagctacCGTTAACAAGAGCGGTTATTGAAGTTATGCAGTTGTGAGGGCTACTGAGCAGATTGCTTCTTAACTGAAAAGGGTCGTAGCTCTTGGATTGTAGATGAATCTCCCTCGACAGCAGCCTAGACTGATAATCTCTCCTTCTTCAGGGTAAGTTCGGTGGGttagagattttccggacccattagatggagagctggtcaGTAGTCACTCCTTTGGAGTTGTGAGGTTTAGGGCTGGGCTGGCTATTGCGCAATAACAGTAGTTAGACATAACGTTTCTGTGTGTCAGTTATTTATTACGTAATGGCTGTTAAACTAATGGTAGAAATTAGAAACCTAcctttagtcattttattttgcagaaatatataaaaatgtattctttatttgccagtttattattatttttgctttattaatttgttttttcctccactttatGACATTGAGCAACATACATTATGTTTGTCTCACTCCATTAAAATGCTGCATGAGTCAAGCAAATTAACATAACTCTCCTGATTCTTTCTCCCTATTTTCAAGGGTGCAACATAGGCAGCATGGAGAAATGTGCATATACACTGTTAAATTTTActgtaaagcaaaacaaaagtttctctttcataaaaaatattatatagcCATTGCTGTTTTGAGAAGAAATATAGCCTACTGCCTCCTTAAAGGTTGGGTTGCTTGAATCATGTCAGTAAACTATGACTCTGTGTGaaagaataaatagaaaatgtaaaattagtaGCATAatctttaattattaaatgttattcACCAGCTGAACTCTTCTTATGGTCGAACAGAATCTTTCAGTCTTTATGACTTCTTTTGTCTTTATGCAGTTACTATATCAATGGAATGAGCAACAAACAGTGCTTGGACACAGGATGGTTTGGAACTGCAAGTTGTGTCAGTAAGTGTTGTTCAGtttaaattctcttttttttcaactAAAGTATTCTGTACCTGAAacagcaattttctttttcttttgataatttttccagtttttactTGTTCCAAACCGACCAAAGTGGAAAATGGCAGACATTCTTGGGATAGTGACCGTGAACCAGAATATGGACAAACTATACATTTCACATGTAACACAGGATACACCTTGTTTGGGAGTAAAACCATTAGGTGTACTAAAACTGGCGAATATGATTCTGAGCTACCACAATGCATCGGTAAGTTCTTGTGCTTTGTTTCAGGATCTACAGAAAATATGTTAGTTAAGACAATATACAAGAAGTTTGCAAATACATTTGTGAATAAAGTAAACCATCCTTCCACTATTTGGAAAATAGCTCATTGTCCAGCCTATCATTTCACCACTGTATAAAACTGACAATGATCCATTCTGAGATGGAAACCTAACTAAATGACTGACggttaattttcatttattttaaaggtttttgaacAAGTGTCATTGAATTTCTAACGTGATCAACAAAGTAAACCATGTTCAATGGCAAATACAAATTTGCTTTcgttctttattgtttttattttgaatgggGACAAGTGTtagtataaataaattatgaacaCTATAACATTTATAGCCTTAGCTGGTTTGCAATGCACATTCCCAGATGGGCCattaacaacatatttttccatAAAAGAAACACACTTATGTTTGTTCTTGCAGCGAAATTGTAAGAGGAGAAGTTAGAATCTTTTGTTACAATATTTTCAGTGTcgtgtctaaaaaaaaaaaaaaaaaagaaattatccCGTGGTTTGTGTACAATAGAGCTGAAAATCCCTACCACAAATCAAAGTGTTGTATGCAATGCAAGCATAATCCAAGCATTGATTATTATTGTGCTTATATTGTACTTTGTGACAAATTCACTGAaggaaaatgtatatttatattaaattctgTAGAAATTATTTGCTCCCTCTTATAGTAATGagcattaaatatgttttgaaacTCCCTGACAACATGGctataaatatctaaaaaagcaacacattatgATGTGATCAAAGTAATTTTAAGAACAGAtgacaacatgaagaaaaaaaaagtagctggggaaaaagtcaataaaacGTTTTCTTCACCAGCCACTGTGGCCAATGGAGAACATGTTAAATTTCCATTCCTGATTCCAGGGACATACAGTTAGGTTCATAGCTTGTGAGACACTGAATTAATaagatttataaatatagaCACCTTGCATGCTATTTTTTACATACAGAAATTTCGCGCGTGTGTTTTACGCCTGCTCAAACGTCAAGTCTGAACATCTGACACTTTTGTGTGTTCAAACATAAGCTTcaactaatttgttttttaaacatattttgtagaataattataaaataaccaaatacCACAATAACAGCCTTgcttttatgtgtgtgtgtttgtgtgtaatttttttttttttcattttcgtTTCCTCCTAGCTGACTGTCCCAAACCTCAACATGTAGAGAACACAAATCTCACTGCTGACTCCCTCCTAAAAAGCTTTTTTCCAAGTGGTACTGAGATCACATATGAGTGCATAATTGgatatgataaagtaagtggcACTGGGATCATGAAATGCGACGATGGGAAGTGGACCGAGCCAGATATCATCTGCAGGAGTGAGTCC from the Xiphophorus maculatus strain JP 163 A chromosome 20, X_maculatus-5.0-male, whole genome shotgun sequence genome contains:
- the LOC106699725 gene encoding complement factor H-like, giving the protein MEADCPIPQHGENTVLTEESLLKNSFPDGTVITYECRNGYYKVSGTGTMNCVDGKWTEPDIICSKKDCGLPEAQPHMLFDTSEGTQFGAMVKITCEEGYRVIGWNYRLCMDKGWYGKGDCVLVTCPIPTKVENGEHSWSSDDKPEYQQTIHFSCNTGYTMVGNKTIRCTKTGKYDFGPPQCIAFCPIPKGGENMNLTDESLLKKDFPAGTEVTYECIIGYEKVSGTGIMKCDDGKWTTPDIICRKKDCGLPKAQP